In Apteryx mantelli isolate bAptMan1 chromosome 18, bAptMan1.hap1, whole genome shotgun sequence, a single window of DNA contains:
- the TFAP2C gene encoding transcription factor AP-2 gamma, which yields MLWKLADNVKYEEDCEDRHDGSSNGNPRLPHLSAVSQHLYSPAPPLSHSGASDFQPPYFPPPYQPLPYSQSSDPYSHLGDPFSINPLHQPPPPPPSQQQSAWPGRQSQEPSGLAPHARPGLVPHLSALESGSAGGRRDTYRRSELLLPHGHGLDASALADNLGLHDMAHQMEEVQNVEDQHLLMHDQTVIRKGPISLTKNSALSLPCQKDGLIGVVINPNEVFCSVPGRLSLLSSTSKYKVTVAEVQRRLSPPECLNASLLGGVLRRAKSKNGGRSLREKLDKIGLNLPAGRRKAANVTLLTSLVEGEAVHLARDFGYVCETEFPSKAVAEYLTRPHMGRNEMANRKNMLLAAKQICKEFTDLLTQDRTPLGNTRPSPILDPGIQGCLTHFSLITHGFGSAAICAAMTSVQNYLNEALKIADKTYMNTGDQSPAEATKPLDKMDKHRK from the exons ATGTTGTGGAAACTAGCCGATAATGTCAAGTACGAGGAGGACTGcgag GACCGGCACGATGGCAGCAGCAACGGCAACCCGCGGCTGCCGCACCTCTCGGCCGTCAGCCAGCACCTGtacagcccggccccgccgctctcGCACTCGGGCGCCTCCGACTTCCAGCCGCCCTACTTCCCGCCTCCCTACCAGCCTCTGCCCTACTCGCAGTCCAGCGACCCCTACTCCCACCTGGGCGACCCCTTCTCCATCAACCCGCTgcaccagccgccgccgccgccgcccagccagcagcagagcgCCTGGCCCGGccggcagagccaggagccctcCGGGCTGGCGCCGCACGCCCGCCCCGGCCTCGTCCCCCACCTCTCGGCGCTGGAGAGCGGCtcggccggcggccgccgcgacACCTACCGCCGCTccgagctgctgctgccccacggccacgggCTGGACGCCTCGGCGCTGGCCGACAACCTGGGGCTGCACGACATGGCCCACCAGATGGAGGAGGTGCAG aACGTGGAAGATCAACACTTATTAATGCATGACCAGACAGTCATTAGAAAAG gtcCCATTTCCTTAACGAAAAACAGTGCTCTGAGTCTCCCCTGCCAGAAGGATGGATTAATCGGAGTGGTCATAAACCCCAATGAAGTATTTTGCTCTGTTCCGGGGAGACTTTCCCTGCTGAGCTCCACGTCCAAATACAAAGTGACAGTAGCAGAGGTTCAGAGAAGGCTCTCGCCCCCCGAGTGCCTCAACGCGTCCCTGCTGGGAGGAGTGCTCCGGAG AGCCAAATCTAAAAATGGTGGCAGATCATTAAGGGAAAAACTGGATAAAATTGGCTTGAATCTTCCAGCTGGTAGAAGGAAAGCTGCAAATGTGACATTATTGACATCTTTGGTGGAAG GTGAAGCTGTACATCTTGCTCGTGACTTTGGTTATGTATGTGAGACAGAGTTTCCATCCAAAGCAGTGGCCGAATATTTAACTCGACCACACATGGGCCGCAACGAAATGGCAAACAGGAAGAACATGCTTCTTGCTGCAAA GCAGATCTGCAAGGAATTCACCGACCTCCTCACTCAGGACAGAACTCCCCTGGGCAACACGCGCCCCAGCCCCATCTTGGACCCTGGCATCCAGGGCTGCTTGACTCATTTTAGCCTCATCACACATGGCTTTGGGAGCGCTGCCATCTGTGCTGCCATGACATCCGTCCAGAACTACCTAAATGAAGCGTTAAAAATAGCAGACAAAACGTACATGAACACTGGCGACCAGAGCCCCGCGGAAGCCACCAAACCCCTGGATAAAATGGATAAGCACAGGAAGTAA